A window from Sphingobacterium hotanense encodes these proteins:
- the lnu(I) gene encoding lincosamide nucleotidyltransferase Lnu(I): MTQLQMIDKTKSIAQNDKNISAVFMYGSFTKNEGDKYSDIEFYIFLKDKEKFSAENWVSQIHPLALYFTNEFGSEVAIFENMIRGEFHFLTNDQMEVIKSWDGSVEFSDFDKMILVDKEDLLTNTLKEIKTKVPDRTTNENILWLSQSLLNVLLTTSNLIKRQEFAHAYQSLSNVQKYLLWLIRIETYQTKHWESPTKNLEKDIDPDWYSLFQQTTSELDPTDIKTAFKKTLTLTEKLFDNLGVEAKLKGVLRRIE, from the coding sequence ATGACACAGCTACAAATGATTGACAAAACAAAGTCAATAGCTCAAAATGATAAAAATATTTCTGCCGTATTTATGTACGGGTCATTTACCAAAAATGAAGGGGACAAATATTCAGATATTGAATTCTACATCTTCTTGAAGGATAAAGAAAAATTTTCCGCTGAAAATTGGGTAAGCCAAATTCATCCTTTGGCATTATATTTTACCAACGAGTTTGGAAGTGAAGTTGCCATTTTTGAAAATATGATAAGGGGGGAGTTTCATTTTTTGACAAACGACCAAATGGAAGTTATCAAATCGTGGGACGGATCGGTAGAGTTTAGCGACTTTGACAAGATGATTTTAGTAGATAAAGAAGATTTATTGACTAACACGCTCAAAGAAATAAAAACTAAAGTACCTGATCGAACAACAAATGAAAATATCCTGTGGTTGAGCCAATCGTTGTTGAATGTTTTACTTACAACAAGCAACTTAATTAAACGACAGGAATTTGCTCACGCTTACCAAAGCTTATCAAATGTTCAAAAATATTTACTTTGGTTAATAAGAATTGAAACATACCAAACCAAACATTGGGAAAGTCCAACAAAAAACTTGGAAAAAGACATAGATCCAGATTGGTATTCGTTATTTCAGCAGACAACATCAGAATTAGATCCGACAGATATTAAAACAGCTTTCAAGAAGACATTAACATTGACTGAAAAACTTTTTGATAATCTTGGAGTTGAAGCAAAATTAAAGGGGGTATTAAGGAGAATTGAATAA
- the arr gene encoding NAD(+)--rifampin ADP-ribosyltransferase, with product MNTTKIEDKAVLHIPTPFAQTYFHGTKADLKIGDFIQVGFNSNYEENRILKHIYVSATLNTAILGAELALGNGRERIYLVEATGDIEDDPNVTDKKFPGNPTKSYRSKHPFKVVGEVTGWHGHTLEEIKAMKDGLEKLREQGKNVIID from the coding sequence ATGAACACAACCAAAATAGAAGATAAAGCCGTACTTCATATTCCTACACCGTTTGCTCAAACCTATTTTCACGGAACAAAGGCTGACTTGAAAATTGGCGATTTCATTCAAGTAGGTTTCAACAGTAATTATGAAGAAAACAGAATATTAAAGCATATTTATGTTTCGGCTACACTGAATACTGCAATATTAGGAGCAGAACTTGCTTTGGGCAACGGACGTGAAAGGATTTATTTAGTAGAAGCAACAGGCGACATAGAAGATGACCCCAACGTAACGGACAAAAAATTTCCTGGTAATCCCACAAAATCCTATCGTTCGAAACATCCTTTTAAAGTTGTTGGAGAAGTAACCGGTTGGCACGGACATACCCTTGAAGAGATTAAAGCTATGAAAGATGGACTGGAAAAACTTAGAGAACAAGGGAAGAATGTTATTATAGACTAA
- the dcm gene encoding DNA (cytosine-5-)-methyltransferase, protein MAKKKKEFRFIDLFAGIGGFHIAMHENGGRCVFASEIDKFARQTYEHNFIKISPEIFENGNFNEDITDPKLDYSKIPDFDILCAGFPCQPFSHAGLKKGFDDTRGTLFFNIKEIVKSKIEANKLNKKVSIPKILLLENVKGFKNHDKGNTFKVIKRTLNELGYEVAAEVLNSKHFGVPQNRERIFIVAWYKDAIKKTDFKFPFGLTEDNEVIFEKEKRDEEAKRIFVGDILLKDKELEKLEKKYKKTYTISEKLWSGHKRRRIEHAEKGNGFGYSLFNAKSPYTSTISARYYKDGSEILIEQTGNNGRADRPRKLHPFEAARLQGYPIDSWYEIPVSDNQAYKQFGNSVSVPVVKTLAKEIISQLLSI, encoded by the coding sequence ATGGCCAAAAAGAAAAAGGAATTCAGATTCATTGACCTGTTTGCCGGAATTGGAGGATTTCATATCGCCATGCATGAGAATGGTGGCAGATGTGTTTTCGCTTCAGAGATTGACAAATTTGCCCGCCAAACTTATGAACATAACTTCATTAAAATTTCCCCAGAGATTTTTGAAAACGGAAATTTTAATGAAGACATAACCGACCCAAAACTTGATTATTCTAAGATTCCTGATTTTGATATTTTATGTGCGGGCTTTCCATGCCAGCCATTTTCACATGCAGGCTTAAAAAAAGGATTTGATGACACAAGAGGAACCTTGTTTTTCAATATCAAAGAAATTGTCAAGTCTAAAATTGAAGCAAACAAACTCAATAAAAAAGTTTCAATACCTAAAATTCTTCTTTTAGAAAATGTCAAAGGTTTTAAAAACCATGACAAGGGTAACACATTCAAAGTTATAAAGCGAACTCTAAACGAATTGGGATATGAAGTTGCCGCTGAAGTTCTGAACAGTAAACACTTTGGCGTTCCTCAAAACAGAGAAAGAATTTTCATAGTAGCATGGTACAAAGATGCAATAAAAAAGACTGACTTTAAATTTCCATTTGGGCTAACCGAAGACAATGAAGTAATTTTTGAAAAAGAGAAACGAGACGAGGAAGCAAAAAGAATTTTCGTTGGTGATATTCTCTTAAAGGATAAAGAATTGGAAAAACTTGAGAAAAAGTATAAGAAGACATATACAATTTCAGAAAAGCTTTGGTCAGGACATAAACGAAGAAGAATTGAACATGCAGAAAAAGGTAATGGCTTTGGCTATTCACTTTTTAATGCCAAATCGCCCTATACAAGTACCATTTCAGCAAGGTACTATAAAGACGGTAGTGAAATTCTCATAGAACAAACAGGAAATAACGGAAGAGCGGACAGACCAAGAAAGCTTCATCCATTTGAGGCAGCCAGGCTGCAAGGCTATCCTATAGATAGTTGGTATGAAATACCCGTTTCGGACAACCAAGCTTACAAACAGTTTGGGAATAGTGTTTCTGTTCCTGTTGTAAAAACTCTCGCAAAAGAAATCATAAGTCAACTTTTATCAATATGA
- a CDS encoding helix-turn-helix domain-containing protein, with amino-acid sequence MNRIKEVLEEKGIKQTWLADKLGKSYNMVNGYVKNRQQPRLEVLTEIANILDVDIKELIVSTKK; translated from the coding sequence ATGAACCGAATAAAGGAAGTACTTGAAGAGAAAGGAATTAAGCAAACTTGGTTGGCTGACAAGCTTGGAAAAAGTTACAACATGGTGAACGGCTATGTTAAAAACCGACAACAACCAAGACTTGAAGTATTGACAGAGATTGCAAATATTCTTGATGTGGATATCAAGGAGTTAATTGTTTCCACTAAGAAATAA
- a CDS encoding DUF2357 domain-containing protein has translation MKSVSNIEIKLDSIQEGLRLWIDARRPDSLFDAEENSSEHNEARFQLVEGCYYDFQISDPDFILGDVGENIIQQHKRTKNLGTISPNIFVGTLSIPLLEKESNQECCKVELEVQSIKSGYRDDYRDMLELITEKCTDLLLQANSPVSQHFEIDYIKDSQTLYQKFAFIKSVIGTDEFAEAIHRIVTAPVTKWTETTEEKDIRNARRFSNTNIKEILKGSKRTKLPESHYLRSYGIGTLPERITTIRKTDSVDTPENRFIKHALENFLKFCTDINNKAKEFRHKKMENESELLIRELEGQLHHTLFKDISRPTTLKLNSPVLQRKEGYREVLRVWLMFDLAAKLIWKGGDDIYSGGKKDIATLYEYWLFFKLLDLFQSIFDIEPKDISDLIKETPDGLNLQIKQGKFTALRGVYDSGSRKLNIRFNYNRSFSGKKTYPDSGSWTTTLRPDYTLSFWPFGISETEAEKQELIVHVHFDAKYKIANLTDFLERNTDNDLDEEKAENRKGIYKNADLLKMHAYKDAIRRTGGAYVLYPGDKSINQKGFHEIIPGLGAFPVKPSKTDSGIGELKTFILEIIEHFINRASQREKIAYRTFDIYKNPPESENVVKEPLPEPYNTNRDLIPDDTFILVGYYNSPEQYNWIQQKGLYNFRMGSGTGSLILDKETVSSKYLLLHTIGDTDSGDLWKIVSKGPKVYSKADLIRKGYPSPSQDNYLVIQIEPVTDSEFENVSWNFRNLENYSTGRASAFPFTTSLTELMKNKIR, from the coding sequence ATGAAGTCAGTATCAAACATAGAAATCAAACTTGATTCCATTCAGGAAGGTTTACGGCTCTGGATAGATGCCCGCAGGCCTGATTCGTTGTTTGATGCAGAAGAAAACTCTAGTGAGCATAATGAAGCCCGATTTCAACTGGTCGAAGGTTGTTACTATGATTTTCAAATCAGCGACCCTGATTTTATTTTGGGTGATGTTGGCGAAAACATCATACAACAGCACAAGAGAACCAAAAATCTAGGAACAATTTCTCCAAATATTTTCGTAGGAACCCTTTCGATTCCATTATTGGAAAAAGAATCCAATCAGGAATGCTGCAAAGTCGAATTAGAGGTTCAATCAATAAAATCAGGTTATCGCGATGATTACCGCGATATGCTGGAACTGATTACCGAAAAATGTACGGACCTTTTGTTGCAGGCAAATTCACCGGTTTCGCAACATTTTGAAATTGATTACATCAAAGACAGTCAGACACTTTATCAGAAATTTGCCTTCATTAAGTCAGTAATTGGAACTGACGAGTTTGCCGAAGCTATTCACCGAATTGTGACTGCACCCGTAACAAAATGGACAGAAACCACGGAAGAAAAAGACATTCGCAACGCAAGAAGATTTTCAAACACCAACATTAAAGAAATACTGAAAGGCAGCAAGCGAACTAAGTTGCCTGAAAGTCATTATTTGAGAAGCTATGGCATTGGTACATTGCCGGAACGAATCACAACCATCAGAAAAACAGATTCAGTTGATACTCCTGAGAATCGTTTCATAAAACATGCGCTTGAAAACTTCCTGAAATTTTGCACAGACATAAACAACAAGGCAAAAGAGTTCAGACACAAGAAAATGGAAAACGAGTCAGAATTATTGATTCGTGAACTGGAAGGTCAATTGCATCATACTCTTTTCAAAGACATTTCAAGACCAACAACATTAAAGCTGAACAGTCCGGTGTTGCAGCGAAAAGAAGGTTACCGTGAAGTATTGCGTGTATGGCTCATGTTTGACCTTGCAGCCAAACTTATCTGGAAAGGCGGTGATGATATTTACAGCGGAGGGAAAAAAGATATTGCCACACTTTATGAATATTGGCTATTTTTCAAACTGCTCGATTTGTTTCAATCCATCTTTGATATAGAACCCAAAGACATTTCAGACTTAATAAAAGAAACGCCTGACGGTTTGAATCTGCAAATTAAGCAGGGCAAATTTACTGCACTTCGTGGCGTTTATGACTCAGGAAGTAGAAAACTGAATATTCGTTTTAATTACAACCGCTCATTCAGCGGAAAGAAAACTTATCCCGATTCAGGCAGCTGGACAACCACGTTACGACCTGACTATACACTTTCGTTCTGGCCTTTTGGAATTTCAGAAACCGAAGCGGAAAAACAGGAACTCATAGTTCACGTTCATTTTGATGCGAAATACAAAATTGCCAATCTGACCGATTTTCTGGAGCGGAACACAGACAACGACCTTGACGAAGAAAAAGCAGAAAACAGAAAAGGCATATACAAAAATGCAGACCTGCTTAAGATGCACGCGTACAAAGATGCTATCAGAAGAACAGGTGGTGCTTATGTTTTATACCCTGGTGACAAATCCATCAACCAAAAAGGATTTCATGAAATTATACCGGGACTTGGAGCATTTCCTGTAAAACCATCTAAAACAGACAGTGGTATCGGAGAACTGAAAACATTTATTCTTGAAATAATTGAACACTTCATAAACCGTGCATCACAGAGGGAAAAAATTGCTTACAGAACTTTTGACATCTATAAAAATCCGCCTGAATCAGAAAATGTTGTAAAAGAACCACTACCGGAACCTTACAACACCAACAGAGACTTAATACCGGACGATACTTTTATTTTGGTGGGTTATTACAACTCACCGGAACAATACAACTGGATTCAACAAAAAGGACTATATAATTTCAGAATGGGTTCAGGAACAGGGTCTCTCATACTTGACAAAGAAACGGTAAGTTCAAAATACTTATTACTTCACACTATAGGTGACACGGACTCCGGTGACTTATGGAAGATTGTCAGCAAAGGACCAAAAGTTTATTCCAAGGCCGACTTAATCAGAAAAGGTTATCCTTCTCCATCACAGGATAACTATCTCGTTATTCAAATAGAACCTGTGACTGACAGTGAATTTGAGAACGTCAGTTGGAATTTCAGAAACCTGGAAAATTATTCGACAGGCAGAGCATCAGCATTTCCGTTTACAACAAGTCTGACAGAACTAATGAAAAATAAAATCAGATAA
- a CDS encoding dihydrofolate reductase, with protein MLISLISAIEKNNAIGLNNSLLWHLPEDLKYFKTKTLGHFVLMGRKTYQSLGKKLKDRKIIVVTRDSKFQDSECVIVNSIDEGLEYAKQNGEAELFICGGEEIYTQLIIIADRLYITHVNCELKGDTFFPHFQLSEWTIMNSIFRESDNKHQYSFKIVEYERTSSRK; from the coding sequence ATGCTAATTTCATTAATAAGTGCAATAGAAAAAAACAATGCAATTGGTTTAAACAATAGCTTACTATGGCATTTGCCTGAGGACTTGAAGTATTTTAAAACTAAAACCTTAGGACATTTTGTGCTGATGGGAAGAAAGACGTATCAGTCGTTAGGAAAAAAATTGAAGGATAGAAAGATTATTGTTGTAACAAGAGACAGTAAATTCCAAGATAGTGAATGCGTAATTGTAAACTCAATTGATGAAGGTTTAGAATATGCAAAGCAAAACGGAGAGGCTGAACTTTTTATCTGTGGTGGCGAAGAAATTTATACTCAATTGATAATTATTGCTGACAGACTTTATATAACACATGTAAATTGTGAACTAAAAGGCGACACCTTTTTTCCCCACTTTCAACTTAGTGAGTGGACAATTATGAATTCCATTTTTAGAGAGTCAGACAATAAACATCAATACTCATTTAAAATTGTAGAATATGAAAGAACATCGTCAAGAAAATAA
- a CDS encoding MarR family winged helix-turn-helix transcriptional regulator codes for MPVKEKIINLRKLSQLYAYTSIQMHESIGRKIGLTGTDHKYLGFLIQKGQMTAGELALLTGLTTGSVTGLIDRFENKKLVKRQPDKTDRRKIIIVPNIDRITKLVTPFYSNYQNKTHDLFVSFNSDELNILEKYFHKALELMNKEIEKVNEKQ; via the coding sequence ATGCCTGTCAAAGAAAAAATCATCAACTTAAGGAAATTGAGCCAACTTTATGCCTACACATCTATTCAAATGCACGAAAGCATTGGTAGAAAAATTGGACTGACTGGCACTGACCATAAATATTTAGGTTTCTTAATTCAAAAAGGTCAAATGACAGCAGGTGAACTTGCCCTACTTACAGGGTTAACAACAGGTTCGGTTACAGGGCTAATAGACCGGTTTGAAAACAAAAAACTCGTAAAAAGACAGCCCGACAAAACTGACAGGCGGAAAATAATCATAGTTCCCAATATTGATAGAATAACAAAGTTGGTTACACCATTTTATAGTAACTACCAAAACAAAACACACGACCTTTTTGTGTCATTCAATAGTGATGAATTAAACATTTTAGAAAAATACTTCCACAAAGCATTGGAGTTGATGAATAAAGAAATTGAAAAAGTAAACGAGAAACAATAA
- the erm(F) gene encoding 23S rRNA (adenine(2058)-N(6))-methyltransferase Erm(F) — MTKKKLPVRFTGQHFTIDKVLIKDAIRQANISNQDTVLDIGAGKGFLTVHLLKIANNVVAIENDTALVEHLRKLFSDARNVQVVGCDFRNFAVPKFPFKVVSNIPYGITSDIFKILMFESLGNFLGGSIVLQLEPTQKLFSRKLYNPYTVFYHTFFDLKLVYEVGPESFLPPPTVKSALLNIKRKHLFFDFKFKAKYLAFISCLLEKPDLSVKTALKSIFRKSQVRSISEKFGLNLNAQIVCLSPSQWVNCFLEMLEVVPEKFHPS, encoded by the coding sequence ATGACAAAAAAGAAATTGCCCGTTCGTTTTACGGGTCAGCACTTTACTATTGATAAAGTGCTAATAAAAGATGCAATAAGACAAGCAAATATAAGTAATCAGGATACGGTTTTAGATATTGGGGCAGGCAAGGGGTTTCTTACTGTTCATTTACTAAAAATCGCCAACAATGTTGTTGCTATTGAAAACGACACAGCTTTGGTTGAACATTTACGAAAATTATTTTCTGATGCCCGAAATGTTCAAGTTGTCGGTTGTGATTTTAGGAATTTTGCAGTTCCGAAATTTCCTTTCAAAGTGGTGTCAAATATTCCTTATGGCATTACTTCCGATATTTTCAAAATCCTGATGTTTGAGAGTCTTGGAAATTTTCTGGGAGGTTCCATTGTCCTTCAGTTAGAACCTACACAAAAGTTATTTTCGAGGAAGCTTTACAATCCATATACCGTTTTCTATCATACTTTTTTTGATTTGAAACTTGTCTATGAGGTAGGTCCTGAAAGTTTCTTGCCACCGCCAACTGTCAAATCAGCCCTGTTAAACATTAAAAGAAAACACTTATTTTTTGATTTTAAGTTTAAAGCCAAATACTTAGCATTTATTTCCTGTCTGTTAGAGAAACCTGATTTATCTGTAAAAACAGCTTTAAAGTCGATTTTCAGGAAAAGTCAGGTCAGGTCAATTTCGGAAAAATTCGGTTTAAACCTTAATGCTCAAATTGTTTGTTTGTCTCCAAGTCAATGGGTAAACTGTTTTTTGGAAATGCTGGAAGTTGTCCCTGAAAAATTTCATCCTTCGTAG
- a CDS encoding McrB family protein, with translation MTLKEYLESKNSSSSFTATQSDVGGNITFSNSGKRGTVKEFTLGLDSFITIIKDIKSNINSFRAHKNYIEKEWRDLGSEFYSDGPANAMSTVQTKPLFTTISKIIAWANSPKLENIDTDQYMEIEDGPLENAFDKLNKLAQLYLPKEESANSTTQQENVAYKDKSIREFAKYIFTYFFGNDWHEILDSTKQNASVINGVNFISHDFDIFKRLIGEFSSLQTKESLTSSNTIRYFEEPILIESNKFYYFTTQWNGEGDYSLSFSNLKFFFEKKYPEFRIKRKDGIYYLIKLENVPNVKFVIENFLTELEFSGLSYSNKLITRFTASLLTKPFVILTGLSGSGKTKLAQAFVQWICQDESQYRIIPVGADWTNREPLLGYPNALKSEEYVKPDSGVLDLIIQANNQPDLPHFLILDEMNLSHVERYFADFLSVMESKEEIPLYAEGTVQNGVPAKLKVPSNLFIIGTVNIDETTNMFSPKVLDRANTIEFRVTQDEMKNFLSNIRDINMDALTGKGAGMAKNFLEMTASREFATADITEINAALVQFFGELKKTGAEFGYRSATEILRLIHQLTVLDNTLTTNQKIDVAIIQKLLPKLHGSRRKLCPVLETLGSFCIAGDVKIIKDVFENADFDFNGANVLYPLSLEKITRMYRGAIDNGFASFAEA, from the coding sequence ATGACACTTAAAGAATATTTGGAAAGCAAAAATTCCTCATCGTCATTCACTGCAACACAAAGTGATGTTGGAGGAAATATTACGTTTAGTAATTCCGGTAAAAGAGGAACCGTAAAAGAATTTACACTTGGTCTTGATTCTTTTATCACAATCATTAAAGATATTAAGTCGAATATTAATTCCTTTAGGGCTCATAAAAACTATATTGAAAAGGAATGGAGAGACTTAGGTAGTGAATTTTATTCAGATGGACCTGCAAATGCAATGTCCACAGTTCAAACTAAACCATTGTTTACGACAATTAGTAAAATTATTGCTTGGGCCAATTCACCTAAACTAGAAAATATTGATACAGATCAATATATGGAAATAGAAGATGGTCCTCTTGAAAATGCATTTGATAAACTAAACAAATTAGCACAACTATATTTACCAAAAGAAGAATCTGCAAATTCAACAACCCAACAAGAAAATGTTGCCTATAAAGACAAATCAATAAGAGAATTCGCAAAGTATATTTTTACATATTTCTTTGGAAATGATTGGCATGAAATACTTGATTCCACAAAACAAAATGCATCTGTAATAAATGGAGTTAATTTCATTTCGCATGATTTTGACATATTCAAAAGACTAATTGGCGAATTTTCGTCATTACAAACTAAAGAATCTCTTACATCTTCAAACACTATTCGATATTTTGAGGAACCTATTCTTATTGAAAGCAATAAGTTCTATTATTTTACAACTCAATGGAATGGCGAAGGTGACTATAGCCTTTCTTTTTCTAATTTAAAATTCTTTTTTGAGAAGAAATATCCGGAATTTCGCATTAAAAGAAAAGATGGAATTTACTATCTGATAAAACTTGAAAATGTACCCAATGTAAAGTTTGTTATTGAAAATTTCCTTACTGAACTTGAATTTTCCGGATTAAGTTATTCAAACAAATTAATCACAAGATTTACAGCCTCTCTTCTCACCAAACCTTTCGTCATCCTAACTGGTCTTTCCGGTTCCGGTAAAACTAAACTGGCACAGGCTTTTGTGCAGTGGATTTGTCAGGATGAAAGTCAGTATCGAATTATCCCTGTGGGTGCCGACTGGACCAACCGTGAACCTTTGCTGGGTTATCCCAATGCACTGAAGTCTGAAGAATATGTGAAGCCCGATAGTGGAGTACTTGACTTAATTATTCAGGCCAACAATCAGCCCGACCTGCCGCATTTTCTGATCTTGGACGAAATGAATCTGAGCCATGTAGAACGGTATTTTGCCGACTTTCTGAGTGTAATGGAATCAAAGGAAGAAATTCCGTTGTATGCTGAAGGAACGGTACAAAACGGTGTTCCAGCAAAATTGAAGGTTCCTTCCAATCTGTTCATCATCGGCACCGTGAACATTGATGAAACTACAAACATGTTCAGCCCTAAGGTGCTCGACAGAGCCAATACCATTGAGTTCAGGGTTACGCAGGATGAAATGAAAAACTTTCTCAGCAATATCAGAGACATTAACATGGATGCCCTTACCGGCAAAGGAGCCGGTATGGCTAAGAACTTTCTGGAAATGACTGCAAGCAGAGAATTTGCAACCGCTGATATTACCGAAATCAATGCGGCTTTGGTTCAGTTCTTTGGCGAGTTAAAGAAAACCGGAGCAGAATTTGGCTACCGCAGTGCAACAGAAATTCTGCGTTTGATTCATCAGCTTACTGTTTTGGATAATACGCTTACAACCAATCAAAAGATTGATGTTGCTATCATACAGAAGCTATTGCCCAAGCTGCACGGTTCACGCAGAAAGTTGTGTCCGGTATTGGAAACGTTGGGCTCATTTTGCATAGCCGGTGATGTCAAAATCATTAAAGATGTTTTTGAAAACGCTGACTTTGATTTCAATGGCGCAAATGTGCTTTATCCGCTTTCCCTTGAAAAAATAACACGCATGTATCGGGGAGCAATTGATAACGGTTTTGCCAGTTTTGCTGAAGCGTAA
- a CDS encoding aminoglycoside 6-adenylyltransferase AadS: MKVREEKLRTIIEWSEKNEDVRVLLLTSSLVNPLALVDEFSDLDIEFVFEDNTNYISDKSWTLKFGNPIAMIEEDESCFNHKHAMKMLLYEDGVKVDFKLYSKSKFIKETQEKELPEDWDIGYKILIDKDGITKQMLKPTYQISIIKKPSEKEFQNLINDFWWDTTYVAKCLVRDEIFYAKFMSETVIRTEYLIPLIEWHIASEHNWNITTNKYGRLFKKYLNQEMWAKTEQTFSGSDIKENWTALFSMTDLVSEIGTELSKKLEYKYPDKLENDIRKYLAGLKPKT; this comes from the coding sequence ATGAAAGTCAGAGAAGAAAAGTTAAGAACAATTATAGAATGGTCGGAGAAAAACGAAGATGTAAGAGTTCTTCTTCTGACAAGTTCACTTGTAAATCCTTTAGCACTTGTTGACGAATTTAGTGATTTAGACATTGAATTTGTTTTTGAGGATAATACAAATTACATTTCAGACAAAAGCTGGACGCTTAAATTCGGAAATCCAATTGCTATGATTGAAGAAGACGAAAGTTGTTTTAACCATAAACACGCAATGAAAATGCTACTTTATGAAGACGGTGTGAAAGTAGATTTTAAACTTTACAGCAAATCAAAATTTATAAAGGAAACGCAAGAGAAAGAATTACCAGAAGATTGGGATATTGGTTATAAAATTTTAATTGATAAAGATGGTATTACAAAGCAAATGCTGAAACCAACTTATCAAATTTCCATTATCAAAAAACCGTCTGAAAAAGAGTTTCAAAATCTAATAAACGATTTTTGGTGGGACACAACTTACGTGGCAAAGTGTCTTGTGAGAGATGAAATATTCTATGCGAAATTTATGTCGGAAACCGTTATTCGCACAGAATATTTAATTCCTTTAATTGAATGGCACATTGCAAGTGAACACAATTGGAACATAACGACCAATAAATATGGACGACTTTTCAAAAAGTATCTTAACCAGGAAATGTGGGCTAAAACAGAACAAACATTTTCAGGGAGCGATATAAAGGAAAATTGGACTGCTCTATTTTCAATGACTGATTTAGTTTCAGAAATAGGAACTGAATTGTCAAAAAAATTAGAGTACAAATACCCGGATAAATTAGAAAATGACATACGAAAATATTTAGCTGGACTAAAACCCAAAACATAA
- a CDS encoding very short patch repair endonuclease — protein sequence MADVHDKATRSYNMSRIKGTDTKPEMLLRKYLHAHGIRYRLHNKNLPGKPDLTLAKYHTVIFVNGCFWHGHKGCKYFVLPKTRTEWWRDKIEETIKRDIKAMKDLKESGWNSTVIWECELKPEKRNTTLENILFTITKEAKN from the coding sequence ATGGCAGATGTACACGACAAGGCAACCCGTAGCTACAACATGAGCAGAATTAAGGGAACTGACACAAAGCCAGAAATGCTTTTGAGGAAGTATCTCCATGCGCACGGCATAAGATACAGACTGCACAACAAAAACTTGCCAGGAAAACCCGATTTAACGCTTGCTAAATATCATACAGTAATTTTTGTGAACGGTTGTTTCTGGCATGGACATAAAGGATGCAAGTATTTTGTGTTGCCTAAAACAAGAACTGAATGGTGGCGGGATAAAATTGAAGAAACAATAAAAAGGGACATCAAAGCAATGAAGGATTTGAAAGAAAGCGGATGGAACTCAACAGTCATTTGGGAATGTGAGTTAAAACCGGAGAAAAGAAATACAACGCTTGAAAATATTTTGTTTACAATAACTAAAGAAGCTAAAAACTAA